From Pseudomonas sp. stari2, a single genomic window includes:
- the dusA gene encoding tRNA dihydrouridine(20/20a) synthase DusA produces the protein MSPITATPAPLSRRFSVAPMMDWTDRHCRYFLRLLSKNALLYTEMVTTGALLNGDHERFLRHNEAEHPLALQLGGSVPLDLAACARMAQEHGYDEVNLNVGCPSDRVQNNMIGACLMGHPQLVADCVKAMRDAVSIPVTVKHRIGINGRDSYEELCDFVGTVRDAGCTSFTVHARIAILEGLSPKENRDIPPLRYDVAARLKADFPELEIVLNGGIKTMEACHEHLQTFDGVMLGREAYHNPYLLAEVDQQLFGSSAPVITRAEALAQLRPYIAEHLATGGAMHHITRHVLGLGTGFPGARKFRQLLSVDIHKAKDPLALLDQAAELLAGR, from the coding sequence ATGTCCCCAATCACCGCCACACCCGCCCCACTCTCCCGCCGTTTCTCCGTCGCGCCGATGATGGATTGGACTGACCGTCACTGCCGGTACTTCCTACGCCTGCTGTCGAAAAACGCCCTGCTCTACACCGAAATGGTCACCACCGGCGCTCTGCTGAACGGCGATCACGAACGTTTCCTCCGTCACAACGAAGCCGAGCACCCGCTGGCTTTGCAGTTGGGCGGCAGCGTCCCGCTGGACCTGGCCGCTTGCGCGCGCATGGCGCAGGAGCACGGTTACGACGAGGTGAACCTGAACGTTGGCTGCCCGAGTGATCGGGTGCAGAACAACATGATTGGTGCGTGCCTGATGGGGCATCCGCAGTTGGTGGCGGATTGTGTGAAGGCGATGCGTGATGCGGTGTCGATTCCGGTGACGGTGAAGCACCGGATCGGGATCAATGGGCGGGACAGTTATGAGGAGCTGTGCGATTTCGTCGGCACGGTGCGGGATGCCGGGTGCACGAGTTTTACGGTGCATGCGCGGATTGCGATTCTGGAGGGGTTGTCGCCGAAGGAGAACCGGGACATTCCGCCCCTGCGTTATGACGTGGCGGCGCGGTTGAAGGCGGATTTTCCGGAGCTGGAGATCGTTCTGAACGGCGGGATCAAGACGATGGAGGCCTGCCATGAGCATTTGCAGACCTTTGACGGCGTGATGCTGGGCCGTGAGGCTTATCACAATCCGTATCTGCTGGCCGAGGTGGATCAGCAGTTGTTCGGTAGTTCGGCGCCGGTGATCACCCGGGCCGAGGCGTTGGCGCAACTACGGCCTTATATTGCCGAGCATCTGGCGACTGGCGGGGCGATGCATCACATCACCCGTCATGTGCTGGGCCTGGGCACCGGTTTCCCGGGGGCGCGCAAGTTTCGGCAGTTGTTGTCGGTGGATATTCACAAGGCCAAGGATCCGTTGGCGTTGCTGGATCAGGCGGCGGAGTTGCTGGCGGGTCGTTGA
- a CDS encoding DUF2388 domain-containing protein: MPAFSRVLFKRFTLLALLSTLYASAHASCDFLKGCGEGGDGPFQSTQMSGFLVFTTTMVTVDGMSDISGLKKRVYSVEEIEAARYFLASDGMLKAAYFTSVLQRFRRESPDTELSDLAVAALISSQ, from the coding sequence ATGCCCGCGTTCAGCCGCGTTTTATTCAAGCGTTTCACCCTCCTCGCTTTACTCTCGACTCTCTATGCAAGCGCCCATGCATCCTGTGATTTTTTGAAGGGGTGCGGTGAGGGGGGAGATGGCCCTTTTCAATCTACCCAGATGTCTGGTTTTCTGGTTTTCACGACGACAATGGTCACGGTCGACGGGATGTCGGACATTTCCGGACTGAAAAAACGTGTGTATTCGGTAGAGGAAATAGAAGCGGCACGTTATTTCCTCGCCAGCGACGGCATGCTGAAGGCTGCGTATTTCACGTCAGTCTTGCAGCGTTTTCGTCGGGAATCACCTGATACAGAGTTAAGCGACCTCGCCGTCGCCGCGCTGATCAGCAGTCAGTGA
- a CDS encoding undecaprenyl-diphosphate phosphatase: MDLLTLFKVLVLGAVEGLTEFLPISSTGHQIIVADLLDFGGERAMAFNIIIQLGAILAVVWEFRPKIFEIVKGLPTQRNAQRFTLNLLIAFFPAVVLGVLFADAIHHYLFNPITVAVALVVGGIVMLWAEKRNHVVSVEHVDDMAWSDALKIGCVQCLAMIPGTSRSGSTIIGGLLFGLSRKAATEFSFFLAMPTMVGAAVYSGYKYRDLFQAGDLPVFALGFVTAFVFAMIAVRGLLKFIANHSYAAFAWYRIAFGLLILATWVFGWVNWTEAAA; this comes from the coding sequence ATGGATTTACTGACCTTGTTCAAGGTGTTGGTTTTAGGTGCGGTAGAAGGTCTCACCGAGTTCTTGCCCATCTCCAGTACGGGCCACCAGATTATCGTTGCCGACTTGCTCGACTTCGGCGGCGAACGCGCCATGGCGTTCAACATCATTATTCAACTGGGCGCCATTCTTGCCGTGGTCTGGGAGTTTCGTCCGAAGATCTTTGAAATCGTCAAAGGTCTGCCGACCCAGCGCAATGCTCAACGTTTCACCCTTAATCTGCTGATCGCGTTCTTCCCGGCCGTAGTTCTAGGCGTGTTATTCGCCGACGCCATTCACCATTATCTGTTTAACCCGATCACCGTTGCTGTCGCGTTGGTGGTGGGCGGTATCGTGATGTTGTGGGCCGAAAAACGAAATCATGTGGTGAGTGTCGAGCACGTCGACGACATGGCGTGGTCCGACGCGCTGAAGATCGGTTGCGTACAGTGCCTGGCGATGATTCCCGGCACATCCCGCTCCGGCTCGACCATCATCGGCGGCCTGCTGTTCGGCCTGTCGCGCAAAGCGGCCACGGAGTTCTCGTTCTTCCTGGCGATGCCGACCATGGTCGGCGCTGCTGTGTACTCCGGCTACAAATACCGCGACCTGTTCCAGGCAGGCGACCTGCCGGTCTTCGCCCTGGGCTTCGTCACCGCATTCGTGTTCGCCATGATCGCCGTACGGGGCTTGCTGAAGTTCATTGCGAACCACAGCTACGCCGCGTTTGCCTGGTACCGGATCGCGTTTGGTTTGCTGATCCTGGCGACGTGGGTGTTTGGCTGGGTGAACTGGACGGAAGCGGCGGCCTGA
- a CDS encoding winged helix-turn-helix domain-containing protein, translated as MMLTGNLATSSSHQTNDAPGVLALARTRAVAEHFRTLIAQHVQTGLTLEADSFTSSYQPNEYHGTYRAIFIVIDTPQALEDNLALVENLRTENLKPIICAVITGRGAHNKIKYHLAGADFCIKLNTLSDEGGELLSEFFSSEEWLRDIDLILDPTRICLSDTSKKLDISFAEMKILEAFSQTSNHILSHDEIAGIMGLNTHFYDPRALEKSISRLRGKIKDVYGTNAIQSIRGYGYRLMRGLISTA; from the coding sequence ATGATGCTTACAGGGAACTTAGCGACTAGTAGCTCGCACCAGACAAACGACGCGCCAGGTGTTCTTGCCCTGGCGCGCACCCGTGCTGTGGCCGAACACTTCAGAACGCTAATCGCCCAGCATGTGCAGACCGGCCTGACACTGGAAGCCGACTCTTTCACTAGTTCATATCAGCCAAACGAATATCACGGCACCTATCGCGCCATTTTCATCGTGATCGATACTCCGCAAGCACTGGAAGACAATCTGGCGCTGGTGGAGAACCTGCGCACCGAGAACTTGAAGCCGATCATTTGTGCGGTGATTACCGGTCGCGGCGCCCATAACAAGATCAAATACCATCTTGCCGGGGCAGACTTCTGTATCAAGCTCAATACCCTTTCCGATGAGGGTGGCGAGTTGCTGAGTGAGTTCTTCAGCAGTGAAGAATGGCTGCGTGACATTGATCTGATACTGGACCCGACCCGTATCTGCCTCTCCGACACCAGCAAGAAACTGGACATTTCCTTTGCCGAGATGAAGATCCTGGAAGCGTTCTCGCAAACCAGCAATCACATTCTCAGCCATGACGAAATTGCCGGCATCATGGGGCTCAACACGCATTTCTACGACCCTCGCGCACTGGAAAAATCCATCAGCCGCTTGCGTGGGAAAATCAAGGACGTGTACGGTACGAACGCCATACAGAGCATTCGCGGGTATGGCTACCGTCTGATGAGGGGGTTGATCTCGACCGCCTGA
- a CDS encoding transcriptional regulator, whose translation METSTTLPRKYFVVVTNNSASQRELESILSSERFNSFGTSQAQMFVEGVASPSSTPTLMEFTYPRGTRKSVARSIEHDTQRILATLESEWLAAQSVNSFQNTPAIEDTGSIEGNVPCTEAWHLDNDQGALVKEGVEISLTGLETALVSKMLHHEERVVSRDDLILSIGREPEQYRGLEMCLSRLQDKFKSASNGERLFRAVRNRGYCLIQEVVA comes from the coding sequence ATGGAAACCAGTACAACCCTCCCAAGAAAATATTTTGTTGTCGTGACCAACAACTCTGCGTCGCAACGTGAACTCGAGAGCATTCTCTCCAGTGAGCGTTTCAATTCGTTCGGTACGTCTCAGGCACAAATGTTTGTTGAAGGTGTTGCTTCGCCCTCTTCCACTCCCACGCTCATGGAGTTCACTTACCCACGCGGCACAAGGAAAAGCGTCGCTCGCAGTATTGAACATGATACACAGCGCATCTTGGCCACCCTCGAATCCGAGTGGCTGGCGGCACAATCGGTGAACTCGTTCCAGAACACGCCGGCAATAGAAGACACCGGCTCCATTGAAGGCAATGTTCCCTGCACAGAGGCCTGGCATCTGGACAATGACCAGGGCGCACTCGTCAAGGAAGGTGTCGAGATCAGCCTCACCGGCCTCGAAACCGCATTGGTCAGCAAGATGCTGCACCACGAAGAGCGTGTTGTCAGTCGCGACGATCTGATTCTCAGCATCGGTCGGGAACCGGAACAATATCGCGGTCTGGAGATGTGCCTGAGCCGTCTTCAAGACAAATTCAAAAGTGCCAGTAACGGCGAACGACTGTTTCGCGCTGTCCGCAATCGCGGTTATTGCCTGATCCAGGAAGTTGTTGCATAA
- a CDS encoding undecaprenyl-phosphate glucose phosphotransferase yields MDLTLRINRNTGLKGLTFWGQWALAQCFIVSLLFILAEQHTGTVEFYYRMCTMLAVLASVPAYTFSGAYRKRDNYLTGLGRLLMGWSMTMAGLTFIAFICKADELFSRQVILDWAVYGFLGQALLYAPLHAFSKYYQRSRKSEHKTLIVGTGELALGLAKKLSEHENLPLVGLVSNGTLPALDADAPRVVGDQENLLELIKRHDIRRLYITLSLSEAAKIEAMYVDLLDANVDVVWVPDLNSLTLLNHSVKVVDGLPAIYLNESPLTSRPTAALSKSLMEKSVALLAIILLSPVLLLISLAVKLSSPGPVFFKQDRHGWNGKVIQVWKFRSMRVHDDRDVKQASRNDSRITAVGRFIRRTSLDELPQLFNVLQGHMALVGPRPHAVAHNNYYSGKILAYMARHRIKPGITGLAQISGCRGETDTLDKMEKRVEIDLKYINNWSLWLDLKILVKTPFTLLSKDIY; encoded by the coding sequence ATGGATCTCACTCTACGTATCAACCGAAACACGGGCCTCAAGGGACTTACCTTCTGGGGCCAATGGGCACTGGCACAGTGCTTTATTGTTTCACTGTTATTTATATTGGCTGAGCAGCACACGGGAACGGTTGAGTTCTATTACCGGATGTGCACCATGCTGGCCGTGCTGGCTTCGGTTCCGGCCTACACGTTCAGTGGCGCCTACCGAAAGCGCGACAACTACCTGACCGGCCTCGGACGGCTGCTGATGGGCTGGTCGATGACCATGGCCGGGCTGACGTTCATCGCGTTCATCTGCAAGGCCGATGAGCTGTTTTCGCGCCAGGTGATCCTTGACTGGGCGGTGTACGGCTTCCTCGGTCAGGCGCTGCTGTATGCGCCGCTGCACGCGTTTTCGAAGTACTACCAGCGTTCACGCAAAAGCGAGCACAAGACCCTGATCGTCGGCACCGGCGAACTGGCTCTGGGCCTGGCGAAGAAACTCAGCGAACACGAAAACCTGCCGCTGGTAGGCCTGGTCAGCAACGGCACCCTGCCCGCTCTGGATGCCGATGCTCCACGGGTCGTCGGCGATCAGGAAAATTTGCTGGAGCTGATCAAACGCCACGATATCCGCCGTCTCTACATCACGCTGTCGCTGTCCGAAGCGGCGAAGATCGAAGCGATGTATGTCGATCTGCTGGATGCCAACGTCGATGTGGTCTGGGTGCCGGACCTGAACAGCCTGACGCTGCTCAATCACTCGGTAAAAGTCGTGGACGGCCTGCCGGCGATTTACCTCAATGAAAGCCCGCTGACCAGCCGCCCGACCGCTGCCCTGAGCAAGAGCCTGATGGAGAAAAGTGTCGCGCTGCTGGCGATCATCCTGTTGAGCCCGGTGTTGCTGCTGATCTCGCTGGCAGTGAAACTCAGCTCGCCGGGCCCGGTTTTCTTCAAGCAGGATCGCCATGGCTGGAACGGCAAGGTGATTCAGGTCTGGAAGTTCCGCTCGATGCGCGTGCACGATGACCGCGACGTCAAACAGGCCAGCCGCAACGATTCGCGCATCACAGCCGTCGGGCGCTTTATCCGCCGCACTTCGCTGGATGAACTGCCGCAATTGTTCAACGTGTTGCAGGGGCACATGGCACTGGTCGGCCCGCGTCCGCACGCCGTGGCGCACAACAACTACTACTCAGGCAAGATCCTCGCCTACATGGCCCGTCACCGAATCAAACCGGGCATCACTGGCCTGGCGCAGATCAGCGGCTGCCGTGGCGAGACCGATACCCTCGACAAGATGGAAAAGCGTGTCGAGATCGACCTCAAGTACATCAACAACTGGTCGCTGTGGCTGGATCTGAAGATCCTGGTGAAGACGCCGTTTACCCTGTTGTCGAAGGATATTTACTGA
- a CDS encoding YjbH domain-containing protein, which yields MNLRFAAVLLLPCGLAHAEPRITQGDFGGTGLLQTPTARMSPAGELSVNANRTEPYSRYSVSLQPLDWLEGSFRYTAITNRPYGPESMSGNQSYKDKAVDVKVRLWEETHWAPDVALGFRDVGGTGLFASEFLVANKRFDNLDFSAGIAWGYIGNRGDIDNPFGYLDDRFKTRPALEGTGDVNAGSYFRGQPSFFGGVSYQTPWDRLSLKLEYEGNDYKHEPKDNVIKQDSPINLGAVFKVTDSLDVSAAWERGNTAMFGVTFHTNFVSRKAPAKTFDPPPEPLPAKAPTTSMDQVDWANVSQRLQQNAGYRVERIAQRDSELIVYGEQQRYFHSSKAVGRASRVLDNSVNDDIDWFTLVNKRYDLPLEETSVPRQTFREVINNEEPLQTLHRTTEVNPAMPHNEKTLYTQPLQHFSYGAGLGFKQNVGGPDGLLYQFSADLDAEFRFNRNTWWSGMLSQNLTNNFDKFKYDAPSGLPRVRTDLRQYLTTSDTTMPLFQVSHAEQLDKDLYGMVYGGYLESMFAGVGGEVLFRPTGERWAIGADLNYVRQREFDQGFGLRDYSVLTGHITGYTDLPYETLAAVSVGRYLAGDFGGTLDISREFSNGVRFGAWATITTAGSTEYGEGSFDKGIYLSIPFDEMMSMSTMRRANLVWAPLTRDGGARLSRSFQLHSMTDSREDDMFYRNFGKITE from the coding sequence TTGAATTTGCGTTTTGCAGCTGTGTTGTTATTGCCGTGCGGCCTGGCCCATGCCGAGCCGCGAATTACCCAGGGCGATTTCGGTGGCACCGGTCTGTTGCAGACGCCCACCGCGCGCATGTCCCCGGCCGGCGAGTTGAGCGTCAACGCCAACCGCACCGAGCCCTACAGCCGCTACAGCGTTTCGTTGCAGCCGCTGGACTGGCTCGAAGGTTCGTTTCGCTACACCGCCATCACCAACCGCCCGTACGGCCCGGAGTCAATGAGCGGCAACCAGAGCTATAAGGACAAGGCGGTCGACGTCAAAGTCCGGCTCTGGGAGGAAACCCACTGGGCACCCGACGTCGCTCTGGGCTTTCGAGACGTCGGCGGTACGGGTTTGTTCGCCAGTGAATTTCTGGTGGCCAACAAGCGCTTCGACAACCTGGATTTCAGCGCCGGCATCGCCTGGGGCTACATCGGTAATCGCGGCGACATCGACAACCCGTTCGGCTATCTCGATGATCGCTTCAAGACTCGCCCGGCCCTGGAAGGCACCGGTGACGTCAACGCCGGTTCGTACTTTCGCGGCCAGCCGTCGTTCTTCGGCGGTGTGAGTTACCAGACCCCTTGGGATCGCCTGAGCCTGAAACTCGAATACGAAGGCAACGATTACAAACACGAACCCAAGGACAATGTGATCAAGCAGGACTCGCCGATCAACCTTGGCGCGGTGTTCAAGGTGACGGACTCCCTCGACGTGAGCGCCGCGTGGGAGCGGGGCAACACCGCGATGTTCGGCGTCACCTTTCACACCAACTTCGTCAGCCGCAAGGCCCCGGCCAAGACCTTCGATCCACCGCCGGAGCCGCTGCCGGCGAAGGCTCCGACTACATCGATGGATCAGGTTGACTGGGCCAACGTATCGCAGCGCCTGCAACAGAATGCGGGCTACCGGGTCGAGCGCATCGCCCAGCGTGATTCCGAGTTGATCGTGTACGGCGAGCAGCAGCGCTACTTCCATTCCTCGAAAGCGGTGGGGCGTGCGAGCCGGGTGCTGGACAACAGCGTCAACGATGACATCGATTGGTTCACTCTGGTGAACAAGCGCTACGACCTGCCGCTGGAAGAAACCAGCGTGCCGCGCCAGACCTTCCGCGAAGTGATCAACAACGAGGAACCGCTGCAAACGTTGCACCGCACCACCGAGGTCAACCCAGCGATGCCGCACAACGAGAAGACGCTCTACACCCAACCGCTGCAGCACTTCAGTTATGGCGCCGGTTTGGGCTTCAAGCAGAACGTCGGCGGCCCGGATGGCTTGCTCTATCAATTCAGTGCCGACCTCGACGCCGAATTCCGCTTCAACCGCAACACCTGGTGGAGCGGCATGCTCAGCCAGAACCTGACGAACAACTTCGACAAGTTCAAATACGACGCACCCAGCGGCTTGCCGCGTGTGCGTACGGACTTGCGTCAGTACCTGACCACGTCCGACACCACCATGCCGTTATTTCAGGTCAGCCACGCCGAGCAACTGGACAAGGATCTGTATGGCATGGTCTACGGCGGTTATCTGGAGTCGATGTTTGCCGGGGTCGGGGGCGAGGTGCTGTTCCGTCCGACCGGCGAGCGCTGGGCGATCGGTGCGGATCTGAACTACGTGCGTCAGCGTGAATTCGATCAGGGTTTCGGCCTGCGTGATTATTCGGTACTGACCGGCCATATCACCGGTTACACGGATCTACCCTACGAAACACTGGCGGCGGTCAGCGTCGGGCGTTATCTGGCGGGCGACTTTGGCGGCACGCTGGATATTTCCCGGGAGTTTTCAAACGGTGTGCGCTTCGGTGCCTGGGCGACCATCACCACGGCGGGCAGTACGGAATATGGCGAAGGTAGCTTCGACAAGGGCATCTATCTGTCGATCCCGTTCGACGAGATGATGAGCATGTCGACCATGCGCCGAGCCAACCTGGTCTGGGCGCCGCTGACCCGTGACGGTGGCGCGAGGCTCAGCCGCAGCTTCCAGCTGCACTCGATGACCGATAGCCGTGAGGACGACATGTTCTATCGCAACTTCGGGAAGATTACCGAGTAA
- a CDS encoding capsule biosynthesis GfcC family protein: MKRLRVLSAVVMLLAGASQAAVTVTGDVANPGPVALPPGGRLTDVISEAVPNAEGYWLAGVLLRQSLLEEQTRLKVGVLFDLDVLQRMADLFDRPSRKALAVRMAEDVRQMPVTGRQIADLDPVALEVGFARNIRLDDGDRLIYPQRVDEVEVLGAVAGTCRLPYQPLLEAREYLSSCVLLEDDADADYLWLIQPNGVSRRVGIAHWNRESGQFPVAGSKILVPLKNDDLDPPIPELNQQLAEFIATQLAEVVR; encoded by the coding sequence ATGAAGCGCTTGAGGGTTCTGTCGGCGGTTGTGATGTTGCTCGCCGGCGCAAGTCAGGCCGCGGTCACGGTCACCGGCGATGTCGCCAACCCCGGGCCGGTGGCGTTGCCGCCGGGCGGCCGATTGACCGATGTGATCAGCGAGGCTGTGCCCAATGCCGAGGGTTACTGGCTGGCCGGTGTGCTGCTGCGTCAGTCATTGCTGGAAGAGCAGACCCGACTCAAGGTTGGCGTGCTGTTCGACCTGGACGTGTTACAGCGCATGGCCGATCTGTTCGATCGACCGAGCCGCAAAGCCCTCGCGGTGCGCATGGCCGAGGACGTGCGGCAGATGCCGGTCACCGGGCGCCAGATCGCGGACCTGGACCCGGTGGCGCTGGAAGTCGGCTTCGCCCGCAACATTCGTCTCGACGATGGCGATCGCCTGATCTACCCGCAGCGAGTCGATGAAGTGGAAGTTCTGGGCGCCGTCGCCGGGACCTGCCGGCTGCCTTATCAGCCGTTGCTCGAGGCCCGTGAATACCTCAGCAGTTGTGTGTTGCTGGAGGACGATGCCGACGCCGATTACCTGTGGTTGATTCAGCCCAACGGCGTCTCGCGGCGCGTCGGCATTGCCCACTGGAATCGCGAGAGCGGGCAGTTCCCTGTCGCCGGCAGCAAGATTCTGGTGCCCTTGAAAAACGATGATCTTGATCCGCCTATCCCTGAACTGAATCAGCAGTTGGCCGAATTTATTGCCACGCAGTTGGCTGAGGTGGTTCGTTGA
- a CDS encoding YjbF family lipoprotein yields MKILNVGVCLMAALLLCGCNPLMVASMTNLKSAVAGPDDIDVTPAQVAEVNYPQLKLTTPSGSGVLALVRKRDDLQFWVASGKQVLLLRDGLAVRSIGLGAEGDLDGTRLSDASPFKRGLQHVADGQTSQRWIDLYKGQEVGLIVNSRFTRKSMETLKILNKEYAVLRVDERIDVPAIGLRATNRYWVDPVDGFIVQSEQQLTSQLRVKIVQLTPDRRHLP; encoded by the coding sequence TTGAAAATCCTGAATGTTGGCGTCTGCCTGATGGCGGCCTTGTTGCTGTGTGGCTGTAATCCGTTGATGGTCGCGTCGATGACCAACCTCAAGTCGGCGGTGGCCGGCCCGGATGATATCGACGTGACGCCGGCCCAGGTGGCCGAGGTCAATTATCCGCAACTCAAACTCACCACGCCGTCCGGTTCCGGTGTGCTGGCGCTGGTGCGCAAGCGCGATGACCTGCAGTTCTGGGTGGCGTCCGGCAAGCAGGTCCTGCTGCTGCGTGACGGTCTTGCGGTGCGCAGCATCGGCCTGGGCGCGGAGGGCGACCTGGACGGCACGCGGCTGTCCGATGCCTCGCCGTTCAAGCGCGGCCTGCAACACGTTGCGGATGGCCAGACCAGCCAGCGCTGGATCGACCTCTACAAGGGCCAGGAAGTCGGGCTGATCGTCAACAGCCGCTTCACCCGCAAATCCATGGAAACCCTGAAGATTCTGAACAAGGAATACGCCGTGCTGCGTGTCGATGAGCGTATCGACGTTCCGGCCATCGGCCTGCGGGCAACCAATCGTTATTGGGTCGATCCGGTAGACGGTTTCATTGTGCAGAGCGAGCAGCAACTGACCTCGCAACTGCGAGTGAAGATCGTGCAACTGACACCTGATCGCAGGCATCTGCCATGA